Genomic DNA from bacterium:
CAGGGCCAGCAGGTCGCCCGGGTCCAGGTGGGTCTCGCCCGTCGAATAGGGGAACTCGTCGATGATCCCCACGGGCATGCCCGTCGCGGGGCACGTCCCGACGCTGCCGTCGGCCCGGATGATGAACGGCGGGTTGTGCCCCGCGTTCACGTACACGATGCGCCCCGTGGCCGGGTCGAGGTGCCCGAGGAAGAAGGTGGTGAAGCGCACCGAGTCGGTGCAGTCGAACACGCGCCGGTTCAGGCGGTTGATCGTGTCCAGCGGCGCCCAGCCCTCCTCGATCATGAAGCGCGACCAGGACAGGATGTGCGACACCAGCAGCGCCGCGCCCAGTCCCTTGCCCACCACGTCGCCCAGCAGGAACACGTAGCGCCCGTCCGCCAGGCGCACCGCGTCGTAGAGGTCGCCCCCCACCTCGAAGCAGGCCTCGAGGCTCGCGGCCACCTCGTAGCCCGGGCAGTGGGGCAGCTCGGCGGGCAGGATGTTGTCGAGGATGTCCCCGGCCGTCTGCAGCTCGGCGTCCTGGCGCCGCTTCTCCTCCTCGAGCTGGTGGTAGCGCGAGTGGGTGATGGCCACGGCGATGACGTTGGCGAGCATGGTGAAGGCCGCCAGCTGGTCCTTGCTGAAGCGCTTGCCCGGCCGCGTGTCGTCGGCGTAGAGCAGCCCGATCACCTTGTCGTTGTCGAACAGCGGCACGGCGATGGCCGAACGGATGCCCTGGCTGACCATGCTCATCATGCCGCCGAAGCCGGGATCGTTCAGCGGGTCGGAGGTGAGGAACGACTTCCGGTTGGCGATGACCTGCTCCATCATGGTGCGGCTCAGGGCCAGGCTCGACTGGGCCCGGTCGCCGATCACCCGCGAAGCCCGGTTCACCGGCTCGTCGCGGCCCTCCTCGAGCAGCAGCACGAAGATCCGTTCGGGCTTGAGCAGCGCCGTCTCCACCAGGTCGAGGATCGGCTCGTACATCTCGCCCGGCTCGCGCGGGATCGTCAGCAGCTGTCCCGCCTCGGCCAGCACCTGGAACAGCAGCGACTGCAGGTCGCTCTTGTTGGAGCGCTCCTTCTGCACGTCCTCCCAGCTCAGCTCGGCGCTGGGCATCAGCGTCTGCGACTCGTTGTAGATGGTGTGCCCCATGCCGCCCGGCCCCTCGACGCGGAAGCTCAGGTTCGCCACCTCGATCAGGTCGCCCATGTGCACGCTCATGTCGCGGTCGACCTTGGCGCCGTTCAGCTTGGTGCCGTTGTGGCTGCCCAGGTCGCGCACGAGGATCTCGAGGCCGGACACGACGATCTCGGCGTGCCGCCGCGACACGCTGGGCTGGGCGAGCTTCAGGCCGGCGTCGTCGGCGCGCCCGATCACGTGCGACCCCTGGGTCAGGGGATGCCGCACTTCCTTGTTGTCGACCAGTCCGACCAGCGTGAGATCCATGGCGGCGTCAGTCCTTTCGGTTGCGTTCGAGCAGCTGGGTCCAGCCGGTGACGAGGGGGAAGGCCGAGGCCCCGGTGCCCACCGACGCGGTCATCACGGCGATGTCGCCGCTGGCCATGTCGATGTCGTAGGGGGCGTTGAACACGCGCTCGATGCCGGTCACGAGCACGCGCGACTCGCCGAAGCGCAGCCCGCCGGGCAGCTCCTCGATGGCGACCCCGATCAGGTTCTGGGCGCCGTCCACGAAGTAGAGCACGTCGCCCTGCGGCGACCAGCGCGGGTGGTTGCCGCCGTCGGCCGAGACGCGCCACCGGCCGGGCCGCTCGCCCAGGCCCTCGATGAAGACCTCCTGGCCGCCGGTCTCCTGGGAGACGTAGGCCAGCCACCGGCCGTCGGGCGACACGCGCGGCCACGCCTCGCCCGACTGGGCGTTCGGGTGCAGGCGCCGGGCCTCGCCCGACTCGAGATCGAGCACGGACAGGCGGAACGTGGCGCTCGAGTCCGAGGCGGCGAAATAGAGCCGGCGGCCGTCGGGCGAGAAGCCGCCCGGATAGTTGTCCTCGTCGTTGACCACGAGCGGGGCCAGGGCGCCGCCGCCGGCCACGTCGACCCGGTAGGCGCCGCCGTGCCCGGTGGGG
This window encodes:
- a CDS encoding SpoIIE family protein phosphatase, whose translation is MDLTLVGLVDNKEVRHPLTQGSHVIGRADDAGLKLAQPSVSRRHAEIVVSGLEILVRDLGSHNGTKLNGAKVDRDMSVHMGDLIEVANLSFRVEGPGGMGHTIYNESQTLMPSAELSWEDVQKERSNKSDLQSLLFQVLAEAGQLLTIPREPGEMYEPILDLVETALLKPERIFVLLLEEGRDEPVNRASRVIGDRAQSSLALSRTMMEQVIANRKSFLTSDPLNDPGFGGMMSMVSQGIRSAIAVPLFDNDKVIGLLYADDTRPGKRFSKDQLAAFTMLANVIAVAITHSRYHQLEEEKRRQDAELQTAGDILDNILPAELPHCPGYEVAASLEACFEVGGDLYDAVRLADGRYVFLLGDVVGKGLGAALLVSHILSWSRFMIEEGWAPLDTINRLNRRVFDCTDSVRFTTFFLGHLDPATGRIVYVNAGHNPPFIIRADGSVGTCPATGMPVGIIDEFPYSTGETHLDPGDLLALYSDGVPETQRGERDEDEYGEERFEAFLKAERETPLRELSDKLNRELVDFRGDAPVGDDITLLLLRRDPV